Proteins encoded in a region of the Anguilla anguilla isolate fAngAng1 chromosome 10, fAngAng1.pri, whole genome shotgun sequence genome:
- the pias2 gene encoding E3 SUMO-protein ligase PIAS2 isoform X4: MVSSFRVSELQVLLGFAGRNKSGRKHELLLRALHLLKSGCSPAVQIKIKELYRRRYPRTVDSLPHLSSLKPSVFSLEGSPPALDPELALGARQPRGSLPAPQHLVVAARGSALLHDAKPGMDMQQSAAPVPPVHPDVQMKPLPFYDVLDVLIKPSSLGASSIQRFQEKHFIFALTPQQVREVCISRDFLPGGRRDYMVQIQLRFCLAETSCLQEDNYPNSLCIKVNGKLFPLPGYAPPPKNGVEQKRPGRPLNITSLVRLSSAVPNQISITWAPEIGKTYSISVYLVRQLTSSLLLQRLKMKGIRNPDHSRALIKEKLTADPDSEVATTSLRVSLMCPLGKMRLTVPCRAATCSHLQCFDAALYLQMNEKKPTWICPVCDKKAAYETLIIDGLFMEILNSCSDFDEIKFQEDGSWCSMKPKKEALKVSSHCIPKVESSSLVRQCAVVPPSEPSSAKKPDIIDLTLESSSEEEPEEEDPPLKKRCLYMAKPEEIHGKGVLTYQPSTMRVPNIQTLDTSYLASSLAEYAVPFHHSTLSTIPADMQNFFSLFQGDPQQHYRTPVSLAPPTLLSPASGGTLMPASSQYDGPAHSTSSSHSETGVITGGCGTISDIISLD, translated from the exons ATGGTATCGAGTTTCCGAGTGTCAGAGCTACAGGTATTGTTGGGCTTTGCCGGACGGAACAAGAGCGGTCGCAAGCATGAGCTGCTCCTGCGGGCCTTGCATTTGCTAAAGAGCGGGTGCAGTCCGGCGGTGCAGATCAAAATCAAGGAGCTCTATCGACGGCGCTACCCCCGAACTGTAGACAGTCTTCCCCACCTGTCCTCTCTCAAGCCCTCCGTCTTTTCCCTGGAAGGCAGCCCCCCCGCCCTGGACCCGGAGCTCGCGCTCGGCGCCCGGCAGCCGCGGGGCTCCCTCCCCGCGCCGCAGCACCTGGTGGTAGCGGCCCGCGGCTCAGCGCTGCTGCACGACGCCAAGCCCGGCATGGACATGCAGCAGTCGGcggcccccgtcccccccgtccacCCCGACGTCCAGatgaagcccctccccttctaCGACGTCCTGGACGTCCTGATCAAGCCTTCGAGCCTGG GGGCCAGTAGTATCCAGCGCTTTCAGGAGAAGCACTTCATCTTCGCCCTGACCCCACAACAGGTCAGAGAAGTCTGCATTTCCAG GGATTTCCTCCCAGGTGGCAGAAGAGACTACATGGTCCAGATTCAGCTGAG GTTTTGCCTTGCAGAGACCAGTTGCCTTCAAGAAGACAATTACCCCAACAGTTTGTGCATTAAAGTGAACGGGAAGCTTTTCCCTCTGCCG GGTTATGCTCCTCCTCCAAAGAACGGAGTGGAACAGAAGAGACCGGGCAGGCCTCTCAACATCACTTCCCTGGTCAGGTTATCCTCTGCTGTGCCCAATCAGATTTCAATCACGTGGGCCCCTGAAATTGGAAAG ACGTACTCCATTTCTGTGTACCTGGTGCGGCAGCTTACGTCttcgctgctgctgcagaggttGAAAATGAAGGGCATCCGGAACCCCGATCACTCAAGGGCACTAA TAAAAGAAAAGCTGACCGCAGACCCCGACAGTGAGGTAGCCACAACCAGTTTACGGGTCTCTCTTATGTGTCCG CTGGGTAAAATGCGGCTGACGGTGCCGTGTCGAGCGGCCACCTGCTCGCACCTCCAGTGCTTCGACGCGGCGCTCTACCTGCAGATGAACGAGAAGAAGCCCACCTGGATCTGCCCCGTCTGCGACAAGAAGGCCGCCTACGAGACGCTCATCATCGATGG GCTCTTCATGGAGATCCTCAACAGCTGCTCGGACTTCGACGAGATCAAGTTCCAAGAAGACGGGTCCTGGTGCTCCATGAAACCCAAGAAGGAGGCCCTGAAGGTGTCGTCGCATTGTATCCCGAAAGTGGAAA GCTCCAGTCTGGTCAGACAGTGTGCCGTGGTGCCCCCCAGCGAGCCCAGCAGCGCCAAGAAGCCCGACATCATCGACCTCACTCTGGAGAGCTCTTCCGAGGAAGAGCCGGAGGAGGAAGACCCCCCACTCAAGAAGAGGTGCCTCTACATGGCGAAGCCTGAGGAGATTCATGGGAAGGG GGTTTTGACCTACCAGCCATCAACGATGCGAGTGCCAAACATCCAGACCTTGGACACGTCCTACCTAGCGTCCTCACTGGCCGAATACGCAGTTCCATTCCACCACTCTACCTTATCCACAATTCCTGCAGACATGCAAA ATTTTTTCTCGTTATTTCAAGGAGACCCACAG CAGCACTACCGCACACCGGTgtctctggccccgcccaccctgctGAGCCCCGCCTCCGGCGGAACCCTCATGCCCGCCTCGAGCCAGTACgacggccccgcccacagcaccagctcctccCACAGCGAGACCGGGGTCATCACAGGAGGATGCGGGACCATCTCTGACATCATCTCCCTGGACTAA
- the pias2 gene encoding E3 SUMO-protein ligase PIAS2 isoform X6 produces MDMQQSAAPVPPVHPDVQMKPLPFYDVLDVLIKPSSLGASSIQRFQEKHFIFALTPQQVREVCISRDFLPGGRRDYMVQIQLRFCLAETSCLQEDNYPNSLCIKVNGKLFPLPGYAPPPKNGVEQKRPGRPLNITSLVRLSSAVPNQISITWAPEIGKTYSISVYLVRQLTSSLLLQRLKMKGIRNPDHSRALIKEKLTADPDSEVATTSLRVSLMCPLGKMRLTVPCRAATCSHLQCFDAALYLQMNEKKPTWICPVCDKKAAYETLIIDGLFMEILNSCSDFDEIKFQEDGSWCSMKPKKEALKVSSHCIPKVESSSLVRQCAVVPPSEPSSAKKPDIIDLTLESSSEEEPEEEDPPLKKRCLYMAKPEEIHGKGVLTYQPSTMRVPNIQTLDTSYLASSLAEYAVPFHHSTLSTIPADMQNFFSLFQGDPQQHYRTPVSLAPPTLLSPASGGTLMPASSQYDGPAHSTSSSHSETGVITGGCGTISDIISLD; encoded by the exons ATGGACATGCAGCAGTCGGcggcccccgtcccccccgtccacCCCGACGTCCAGatgaagcccctccccttctaCGACGTCCTGGACGTCCTGATCAAGCCTTCGAGCCTGG GGGCCAGTAGTATCCAGCGCTTTCAGGAGAAGCACTTCATCTTCGCCCTGACCCCACAACAGGTCAGAGAAGTCTGCATTTCCAG GGATTTCCTCCCAGGTGGCAGAAGAGACTACATGGTCCAGATTCAGCTGAG GTTTTGCCTTGCAGAGACCAGTTGCCTTCAAGAAGACAATTACCCCAACAGTTTGTGCATTAAAGTGAACGGGAAGCTTTTCCCTCTGCCG GGTTATGCTCCTCCTCCAAAGAACGGAGTGGAACAGAAGAGACCGGGCAGGCCTCTCAACATCACTTCCCTGGTCAGGTTATCCTCTGCTGTGCCCAATCAGATTTCAATCACGTGGGCCCCTGAAATTGGAAAG ACGTACTCCATTTCTGTGTACCTGGTGCGGCAGCTTACGTCttcgctgctgctgcagaggttGAAAATGAAGGGCATCCGGAACCCCGATCACTCAAGGGCACTAA TAAAAGAAAAGCTGACCGCAGACCCCGACAGTGAGGTAGCCACAACCAGTTTACGGGTCTCTCTTATGTGTCCG CTGGGTAAAATGCGGCTGACGGTGCCGTGTCGAGCGGCCACCTGCTCGCACCTCCAGTGCTTCGACGCGGCGCTCTACCTGCAGATGAACGAGAAGAAGCCCACCTGGATCTGCCCCGTCTGCGACAAGAAGGCCGCCTACGAGACGCTCATCATCGATGG GCTCTTCATGGAGATCCTCAACAGCTGCTCGGACTTCGACGAGATCAAGTTCCAAGAAGACGGGTCCTGGTGCTCCATGAAACCCAAGAAGGAGGCCCTGAAGGTGTCGTCGCATTGTATCCCGAAAGTGGAAA GCTCCAGTCTGGTCAGACAGTGTGCCGTGGTGCCCCCCAGCGAGCCCAGCAGCGCCAAGAAGCCCGACATCATCGACCTCACTCTGGAGAGCTCTTCCGAGGAAGAGCCGGAGGAGGAAGACCCCCCACTCAAGAAGAGGTGCCTCTACATGGCGAAGCCTGAGGAGATTCATGGGAAGGG GGTTTTGACCTACCAGCCATCAACGATGCGAGTGCCAAACATCCAGACCTTGGACACGTCCTACCTAGCGTCCTCACTGGCCGAATACGCAGTTCCATTCCACCACTCTACCTTATCCACAATTCCTGCAGACATGCAAA ATTTTTTCTCGTTATTTCAAGGAGACCCACAG CAGCACTACCGCACACCGGTgtctctggccccgcccaccctgctGAGCCCCGCCTCCGGCGGAACCCTCATGCCCGCCTCGAGCCAGTACgacggccccgcccacagcaccagctcctccCACAGCGAGACCGGGGTCATCACAGGAGGATGCGGGACCATCTCTGACATCATCTCCCTGGACTAA